A DNA window from Candidatus Protochlamydia naegleriophila contains the following coding sequences:
- a CDS encoding chemotaxis protein CheW: MSMLLFYVGENRYAVDNQCIVKIIPRVFLKKMPYAPPYLAGLLNWEGKPIPIVNFCHLIEQREACEAFHTRIILIKAPHDALYVGIMGEKVIDIANVKASQFSETGFYLSHFPYLSGFYNDQNGIIQKLDVAEFFKFLSVDFFPAIQSGDDGQP, encoded by the coding sequence ATGTCAATGTTATTATTTTATGTTGGTGAAAATAGGTATGCAGTTGATAATCAATGCATTGTGAAGATTATCCCTCGTGTTTTTTTAAAGAAAATGCCTTACGCTCCTCCTTATTTAGCGGGTTTATTGAATTGGGAGGGAAAGCCCATTCCCATTGTTAACTTTTGCCATCTAATTGAGCAAAGAGAAGCATGTGAAGCCTTTCACACCAGGATCATATTGATTAAAGCGCCGCATGACGCCTTATATGTGGGGATAATGGGAGAGAAAGTAATTGATATTGCCAATGTAAAGGCGAGCCAATTTTCGGAAACCGGATTCTATTTAAGCCATTTTCCTTATTTAAGCGGCTTTTATAACGATCAGAATGGGATTATTCAAAAACTCGACGTGGCAGAGTTTTTCAAATTCTTATCTGTGGATTTTTTTCCGGCTATACAGAGTGGAGATGATGGGCAACCCTAA
- a CDS encoding hydrolase produces the protein MNVSIQAFIPYLKWIDSQASYLHHLVRAWSNINTFSYNTEGLATLLSTLKRDFLGLEGNMHLISLPPRQIIGAKGELREQMLGQALRIKKRPHAPIQILLAGHMDTVYPPSSPFQIVREKDHQTWIGPGVTDMKGGLAILLVTLAALERSPYADQIGWEVLINPDEEIGSPGSAYLFEEAARRNHIGLIFEPSFPDGAFVSSRKGSATYSITVKGRSAHVGRNFSEGRHAIYALSQFIQKVELLNKPDEGVIVNVGYVEGGGPVNIVPDFAACRLNMRTSNADDILFLQRTLQDIASLCQQKEGIQLSIINETERMPKPLTQNLQVLFELYADCAHDLHIPFQLRETGGVCDGNITSGAGLPTMDSIGAVGGCIHTHEEYLFLPSLVERTKLASLFLFKLATKELIIQREPHHG, from the coding sequence ATGAATGTTTCCATCCAGGCCTTCATTCCTTACCTAAAGTGGATTGACAGTCAGGCTTCCTACCTACACCACCTTGTTAGAGCATGGTCTAACATCAATACATTTTCCTACAATACCGAGGGATTGGCAACCCTATTAAGTACTTTAAAGCGGGACTTTTTGGGCTTAGAAGGCAATATGCACCTTATTTCACTCCCTCCTCGCCAAATTATTGGAGCTAAAGGAGAGCTAAGAGAACAAATGCTTGGACAAGCTTTGCGAATCAAAAAACGCCCTCACGCACCTATTCAAATCCTGCTTGCGGGTCATATGGACACCGTCTACCCCCCATCCAGCCCTTTTCAAATCGTACGTGAAAAGGACCATCAAACATGGATTGGACCGGGTGTAACCGATATGAAAGGAGGCTTAGCCATTTTACTCGTGACTCTAGCAGCTTTAGAACGTTCCCCGTATGCAGATCAAATTGGATGGGAAGTACTCATCAATCCAGACGAAGAAATTGGTTCACCAGGTTCAGCCTATTTATTCGAAGAAGCTGCGAGACGCAATCACATCGGCCTCATTTTCGAACCCTCATTTCCAGATGGCGCATTCGTCAGCTCACGTAAGGGATCAGCAACCTATAGCATAACCGTCAAAGGACGCTCTGCTCACGTTGGACGCAATTTTTCAGAAGGGCGCCATGCTATCTATGCCCTATCCCAATTCATTCAAAAAGTAGAGCTGCTGAATAAACCAGATGAAGGAGTCATTGTCAATGTGGGCTACGTCGAGGGCGGCGGCCCGGTCAACATCGTTCCCGATTTTGCTGCCTGCCGCTTAAATATGAGAACCTCGAACGCCGACGATATTTTATTCTTGCAGCGCACCCTTCAAGACATTGCCTCACTTTGCCAGCAAAAAGAGGGAATCCAGCTCTCCATTATCAATGAAACAGAGCGCATGCCAAAGCCGCTTACTCAAAATCTGCAAGTTTTATTTGAATTGTACGCTGACTGCGCTCACGACTTGCATATTCCCTTCCAGTTAAGAGAAACAGGCGGTGTCTGCGATGGCAATATCACCTCTGGAGCAGGCCTGCCGACTATGGATTCAATTGGTGCAGTTGGCGGCTGCATCCACACCCATGAAGAATACTTATTTCTGCCAAGCTTAGTCGAGCGCACCAAACTCGCAAGCTTATTTTTATTCAAACTTGCAACGAAAGAACTCATCATTCAACGGGAGCCGCATCATGGCTGA
- a CDS encoding aminotransferase class III-fold pyridoxal phosphate-dependent enzyme, which yields MAEKPKLASQLFKNDPRIDEAKRLVLEALKDHQASLTQIRPPQKEAAQNYKDMLDAFNELRGAPLYFPYLGSGFGKGALVELLDGSVKYDMISGIGPHYWGHSHPDIITVAIEAALNDTVMQGHLQQGTEAFQFSKILVEASGMDHCFLSSSGAMANENALKLAFQKKFPANRVLAFEKCFMGRTTTLSQVTDKPSFREGLPQSIAVDYVPFYREEEPEESTKQAVQTLRRHLARYPKQHAVMCFELVQGEGGFHCGTTHFFKALMTVLKEHDITIFVDEVQTFGRTTQLFAYRHFELEEFVDLVSIGKLSQVCATLFKSNFKPKAGLLSQTFTSSTVAMQVGLAIVDHLLTGRYFGPDGKIAHIHTLFVEGFERLQKTYPGSVQGPYGIGSMLAFTPFDGNIQRVTQFIQDLFQAGVISFIAGSNPARVRFLIPVGAITVKDIEHVMDIIEAVIKMNRDARIP from the coding sequence ATGGCTGAAAAACCTAAGCTAGCTTCTCAGCTATTTAAAAATGACCCTCGCATTGACGAGGCAAAAAGGCTTGTTTTAGAAGCTTTAAAAGATCATCAAGCGTCTTTGACCCAGATTCGTCCGCCTCAAAAAGAAGCCGCTCAAAACTACAAGGACATGCTAGACGCATTCAATGAATTGCGCGGGGCCCCCCTCTATTTTCCGTACCTTGGAAGCGGATTTGGAAAAGGAGCTCTCGTCGAATTGCTGGACGGCAGTGTAAAATATGATATGATTAGCGGCATCGGCCCCCACTACTGGGGTCATAGCCATCCTGACATCATAACTGTAGCTATTGAAGCAGCCCTCAATGATACAGTCATGCAGGGGCATTTGCAGCAAGGGACAGAAGCTTTTCAATTTTCCAAAATACTTGTTGAAGCCTCTGGAATGGATCACTGCTTTTTATCTTCTTCTGGCGCCATGGCCAATGAAAATGCCCTCAAACTCGCTTTTCAAAAGAAATTTCCAGCCAACCGCGTACTGGCCTTTGAAAAGTGCTTCATGGGACGGACAACAACGCTTTCACAAGTCACGGACAAACCCTCTTTCCGGGAAGGACTTCCTCAATCGATTGCAGTTGATTATGTGCCCTTCTACCGCGAAGAAGAGCCTGAAGAGAGCACCAAGCAGGCTGTGCAAACCTTAAGACGACACCTGGCTCGCTACCCCAAGCAGCATGCCGTCATGTGTTTTGAACTGGTGCAGGGCGAAGGGGGCTTTCATTGCGGAACAACTCATTTTTTTAAAGCCTTGATGACTGTCTTAAAAGAGCATGACATTACAATCTTTGTCGATGAGGTCCAAACATTTGGCAGAACAACCCAGTTATTTGCCTATCGCCATTTTGAACTGGAAGAATTTGTCGACTTAGTTTCCATTGGCAAGTTGTCACAAGTCTGCGCTACCCTTTTTAAATCAAATTTTAAGCCCAAAGCTGGCCTTCTGAGTCAAACCTTCACAAGCAGTACCGTAGCCATGCAAGTAGGGCTTGCAATTGTTGATCATCTACTCACCGGCCGCTACTTCGGCCCTGACGGTAAAATTGCACATATCCACACTCTCTTCGTCGAAGGATTTGAAAGGCTTCAAAAAACGTATCCGGGCTCAGTTCAAGGCCCTTATGGCATAGGAAGCATGCTAGCTTTTACCCCTTTCGACGGAAATATACAAAGAGTTACGCAGTTTATCCAAGATTTGTTTCAAGCAGGTGTAATCAGCTTCATTGCAGGGAGCAATCCAGCACGAGTAAGATTCTTAATTCCCGTCGGTGCGATTACAGTAAAAGATATTGAACATGTAATGGACATTATAGAAGCTGTGATCAAAATGAATAGGGATGCGCGTATACCATGA
- a CDS encoding arginine N-succinyltransferase, translating to MIVIRPITKSDLKVFAEFSFESLLGMTNLPRDRDKLHDKMTLSELSFQKQVEKPGGEEYFFVLEDLTTGRIGGTCGILSQNNARRNYLYRIESLPLDAKHISSPKEIKILRAIYSSLAASEVCSLYLQPTFRHSGQGRLLSLSRFLFIAAHRHRFEKKITAEMRGYIDQRQISPFWEAVGGHFCNLSFVEVMAQLDQDRTFISEILPKFPIYLSLLPKEAQEVIGKTHENTKPAINMLMQEGFAFNNEIDIFDGGPLLVAPTSSIRTIKNSALTQIAITSDALSEEAEYILANDRLDFRACFGRMQILSKHQALINEEVANALLVKAGDSIRYISIHP from the coding sequence ATGATTGTCATTCGACCAATCACAAAATCTGATTTAAAAGTATTTGCAGAATTCTCGTTCGAATCCTTGCTCGGCATGACAAACCTGCCAAGGGACCGGGACAAGTTGCATGATAAAATGACCTTATCCGAGCTGTCCTTCCAAAAACAAGTTGAAAAACCAGGAGGCGAAGAGTACTTCTTTGTGCTCGAGGATTTGACTACCGGCCGTATTGGCGGAACCTGCGGCATCCTGTCCCAAAACAATGCAAGACGTAACTACTTGTACCGAATCGAAAGCCTTCCTTTAGATGCTAAACACATCTCTTCCCCTAAAGAAATAAAAATTCTAAGAGCCATCTATAGTTCGCTTGCAGCCTCAGAAGTCTGCTCTCTATATCTACAGCCAACTTTTAGACATAGTGGACAGGGACGCTTGCTCTCATTAAGCCGCTTTCTTTTCATAGCCGCCCATCGCCATCGATTCGAAAAAAAAATCACTGCTGAAATGCGCGGCTACATCGATCAGCGCCAAATTTCTCCTTTTTGGGAAGCCGTAGGAGGTCATTTTTGCAATCTTTCATTTGTTGAAGTCATGGCTCAGCTAGACCAGGATCGGACATTCATTTCAGAGATTTTACCTAAGTTTCCAATCTATCTATCCTTACTTCCCAAAGAGGCTCAAGAAGTCATTGGCAAAACCCATGAAAATACAAAACCAGCCATCAACATGTTAATGCAAGAAGGCTTTGCCTTTAATAATGAAATTGATATTTTCGACGGAGGCCCCTTACTAGTCGCTCCGACAAGTAGCATCCGGACTATCAAAAATAGCGCCCTTACTCAAATAGCGATCACTTCCGACGCTTTATCAGAAGAAGCAGAGTATATCTTAGCCAATGATAGGCTTGATTTTAGAGCATGTTTTGGGAGAATGCAAATTCTCTCAAAACATCAAGCCCTGATCAACGAAGAGGTTGCAAATGCTCTACTCGTTAAAGCTGGAGACTCTATTCGTTATATATCGATACACCCATGA
- the astD gene encoding succinylglutamate-semialdehyde dehydrogenase produces MQEHPSLFTNHRWSIGEGLPFASINPATGAIVWQGNETSERQVYEAVQNAKQAFEKWSGLTMDERSQHLDHFGEILKQNAMQLAEAISQETGKPLWDSRNEVSAMINKIGLSLEAYGRRCAGMIREQPQSRSITRHRPHGVVAVFGPFNFPGHLPGGHIIPALLAGNTVVFKPSELTPLVAEITLSFWEKANLPAGVLNLVQGGKETGQALVHHPDIQGVFFTGSYKTGLFLSNYFGNYPQKILALEMGGNNPLIVSQITDLETAAYLTIQSAYLSSGQRCTCARRLIVPAGKIGDEFLNTLQEMIKTIVVGPYTQIPEPFMGPVISTQQAKYLLEAQQNLIDKGGRPILEMAAIQPGTAFLSPGLMDVSDIAERPDEEIFGPFLQIIRVRNFHEAVKEANQTKFGLAAGLFSDQQEEYNYFYKNIRAGIINWNTQLTGASSAAPFGGIGCSGNFRPSAYYAADYCSYPVASLETPTLKMPSITQPGLKAKTEQPKMTY; encoded by the coding sequence ATGCAAGAACATCCAAGCCTTTTTACAAATCATCGCTGGTCTATCGGAGAAGGCCTTCCCTTTGCCTCCATCAATCCAGCTACAGGAGCAATTGTTTGGCAAGGTAATGAAACAAGCGAAAGGCAAGTCTATGAGGCCGTTCAAAACGCAAAGCAAGCGTTTGAAAAATGGTCTGGTTTAACAATGGATGAACGATCGCAACATCTAGATCACTTCGGCGAAATACTCAAACAAAATGCCATGCAGCTTGCAGAAGCCATTTCACAAGAAACGGGAAAGCCTTTATGGGACTCTAGAAATGAAGTCTCCGCCATGATTAATAAAATTGGCCTATCCTTAGAAGCTTATGGAAGACGTTGCGCAGGAATGATTCGAGAGCAGCCTCAATCAAGATCTATAACAAGGCACCGACCACACGGAGTCGTGGCAGTATTCGGCCCTTTCAACTTTCCAGGACACCTGCCAGGTGGACATATCATTCCAGCCCTTCTGGCTGGCAATACTGTTGTTTTCAAACCAAGCGAACTCACGCCGCTTGTCGCAGAGATTACCCTCTCTTTTTGGGAAAAGGCCAATTTACCGGCGGGAGTACTCAATTTGGTTCAAGGAGGAAAAGAAACAGGGCAAGCCCTCGTACACCACCCAGATATTCAAGGAGTATTTTTTACCGGAAGCTACAAGACTGGACTCTTTCTATCCAATTACTTCGGCAATTACCCGCAAAAAATCCTGGCTTTGGAGATGGGCGGCAACAACCCCCTTATTGTCAGTCAAATTACCGACCTTGAAACAGCCGCCTATTTAACAATCCAGTCTGCATATCTCTCAAGTGGGCAGCGCTGCACATGTGCAAGGCGCTTAATCGTCCCTGCTGGCAAAATCGGTGACGAATTCCTCAATACTTTACAAGAAATGATTAAAACAATCGTTGTTGGCCCTTATACGCAAATTCCCGAACCATTTATGGGCCCCGTCATTTCTACACAACAAGCCAAGTATTTGCTAGAAGCCCAGCAAAACCTTATAGATAAAGGCGGCAGGCCTATTCTTGAAATGGCTGCTATTCAACCAGGAACAGCCTTTTTATCGCCTGGCTTAATGGACGTCTCAGATATAGCAGAGCGCCCGGATGAAGAAATTTTTGGTCCTTTTTTACAAATCATTCGCGTCAGAAACTTTCATGAGGCAGTCAAAGAAGCGAATCAAACTAAATTTGGATTGGCAGCGGGGCTATTTAGCGATCAACAAGAAGAATATAATTATTTCTACAAAAACATAAGGGCAGGAATCATCAACTGGAATACTCAGCTGACAGGAGCCAGCAGCGCCGCCCCCTTCGGTGGCATTGGTTGTAGCGGTAATTTCAGGCCAAGCGCTTATTACGCTGCTGATTATTGCTCTTACCCAGTAGCCTCTTTGGAAACGCCAACTTTGAAAATGCCAAGCATTACACAGCCAGGCCTGAAAGCCAAAACTGAACAACCCAAAATGACTTATTAA
- the astB gene encoding N-succinylarginine dihydrolase, with amino-acid sequence MLDQVDEINFDGIIGPTHNYSGLSFGNIASMDHGHLTSNPKKAALQGLEKMRTLASLGIKQAVLPPQERPFIPILRALGYTGSDTALLQQVWKDHPSLLLSCSSSASMWTANAATVTPSSDSNDKRVHFTPANLISKFHRSFEAPGTSFILRRIFENPAYFAHHFPLPAQDDFADEGAANHTRFCKRHDQPGTHLFVYGRKIQNPQAAFPKKFPVRQTDEASKAIARTHHLSPNQVIFAQQNPEAIDAGVFHNDVISVGNQNVFLYHEKAFVDSESVASQIKRLLEEQQTDAHLLRISSDQLSLEEAVKTYFFNSQLITLPNQTMALIAPQECQESDSARKLIQSILDQSNHPIKQVIYQDIRESMQNGGGPACLRLRVVLNQKEQTSMLSSILLTDHLYNQLVQWINKYYRDRLIPEDLIDPQLLNESRQALDALTGILKVGPIYPFQLQHLNSPPN; translated from the coding sequence ATGCTAGATCAAGTAGACGAAATTAATTTTGACGGAATAATCGGACCCACACATAACTACAGCGGACTTTCTTTTGGAAATATAGCTTCCATGGACCATGGCCATTTAACCTCGAATCCCAAAAAAGCAGCCTTGCAAGGACTTGAAAAGATGCGCACGCTTGCATCGCTTGGAATCAAACAAGCTGTTCTACCTCCGCAAGAGCGTCCCTTTATTCCAATTTTGCGAGCGTTAGGATATACAGGGTCTGACACAGCTCTTCTTCAACAAGTTTGGAAAGATCACCCATCCCTTCTCCTTTCCTGCAGCTCGTCAGCAAGCATGTGGACTGCTAATGCTGCTACAGTAACTCCATCGAGCGATTCCAACGATAAACGCGTTCACTTTACTCCAGCCAACCTTATAAGCAAATTTCATCGCTCCTTTGAAGCGCCTGGCACCTCGTTCATCTTGCGCCGCATTTTTGAAAATCCAGCCTACTTTGCCCACCACTTTCCTCTGCCCGCTCAAGATGACTTTGCAGACGAAGGCGCTGCCAATCATACACGCTTTTGCAAACGGCATGATCAGCCAGGAACCCACTTATTCGTCTATGGACGCAAGATTCAAAATCCTCAAGCTGCGTTCCCCAAAAAATTCCCAGTACGGCAAACAGATGAGGCTTCAAAGGCCATTGCTCGTACCCACCACTTGTCTCCCAATCAAGTCATCTTTGCGCAACAAAATCCAGAGGCAATCGATGCAGGCGTTTTTCATAACGATGTCATTTCTGTCGGCAATCAAAATGTTTTCCTCTACCACGAAAAAGCATTTGTAGATTCCGAATCTGTAGCTTCGCAGATAAAACGATTACTGGAAGAGCAACAAACAGACGCACACCTACTGCGCATCTCAAGCGACCAGCTTTCCTTGGAAGAAGCAGTTAAAACCTATTTTTTCAATTCCCAACTCATCACCCTGCCCAATCAAACCATGGCTCTCATTGCACCGCAAGAATGCCAAGAATCCGACTCTGCCCGCAAACTTATCCAATCCATCCTCGATCAATCGAATCACCCCATTAAACAAGTGATTTATCAAGATATTCGCGAAAGCATGCAAAATGGGGGAGGCCCGGCATGTTTAAGGCTAAGAGTTGTCTTAAATCAAAAAGAACAAACCTCTATGCTGTCTTCGATTTTACTAACAGACCACCTCTACAACCAACTCGTTCAGTGGATTAATAAATATTACCGCGATCGTTTAATCCCCGAAGACCTCATCGATCCTCAGCTATTAAATGAGAGCAGGCAAGCATTAGATGCATTAACCGGCATTTTAAAAGTGGGTCCGATTTATCCTTTTCAATTGCAGCATTTAAACTCTCCTCCAAATTAA